From Phragmites australis chromosome 5, lpPhrAust1.1, whole genome shotgun sequence, a single genomic window includes:
- the LOC133917635 gene encoding uncharacterized protein LOC133917635, with the protein MPEKPPLLRRRPMAAGSWVRSLHCKSTAAEDVAARGAAVPKKLHPLLPRSAGCGISGDAHKNVASSKPKPKPNPNRAKKTKPTSVPPSPPPGPLGPLSALTELPAGHSSRQVVEIIFLSSWSPLPPGASTATGGAFPGVVEMLFRVHNPARAVARFEDYRAAVRARAGGAARSAADGNEMMRFSQAPPYGSSSAATGGGDALLVRTFDGSGGAHASGRGPASGRRAMFLCRVIAGRVAEAGTGSEPAPGKEHDSVRVGKGELVVFNRRAVLPCFLIIYKL; encoded by the coding sequence ATGCCAGAGAAGCCTCCgctgctccgccgccgcccgatGGCGGCGGGGAGCTGGGTCCGCTCCCTCCACTGCAAGTCCACGGCGGCCGAAGACGTCGCCGCCAGAGGCGCGGCCGTTCCCAAGAAGCTCCACCCGCTCCTCCCGCGCTCTGCTGGCTGCGGGATCTCCGGCGACGCGCACAAGAACGTCGCGTCATCAAAGCCGAAGCCGAAGCCGAACCCCAACAGGGCCAAGAAGACCAAGCCAACCTCtgtgccgccgtcgccgcctccgGGTCCTCTCGGCCCGCTCTCGGCGCTCACCGAGCTCCCGGCGGGGCACTCGTCACGGCAGGTGGTGGAGATCATCTTCCTGTCGTCGTGGTCTCCGCTTCCGCCGGGAGCGTCCACAGCCACCGGCGGCGCGTTCCCGGGCGTGGTGGAGATGCTGTTCCGCGTCCACAATCCGGCGCGCGCCGTGGCGCGCTTCGAGGACTACCGCGCCGCGGTGCGCGCCCGGGCCGGCGGGGCCGCGCGCAGCGCCGCGGACGGCAACGAGATGATGCGCTTCTCCCAGGCACCGCCGTACGGCTCGTCCTCGGCTGCAACTGGCGGCGGGGATGCCCTGCTCGTCCGGACCttcgacggcagcggcggcgcgcaCGCCAGCGGACGCGGGCCGGCGTCCGGCCGGCGGGCCATGTTCCTGTGCAGGGTCATCGCCGGCCGCGTGGCGGAGGCCGGGACGGGCTCCGAGCCCGCGCCCGGCAAGGAGCACGACTCCGTCCGCGTCGGCAAGGGCGAGCTGGTGGTGTTCAACCGGCGAGCCGTGCTCCCCTGCTTCCTCATCATCTACAAGCTGTAA